In the genome of Candidatus Binataceae bacterium, the window AAGCAGCTTGCTTTCCATATGCGAGGAAAGATAGATGCCCACGCACCAGGGTTCTCTCGCAACGCGGCGGATTTCCTCGGCCGCCTGCACGGGACTGCGCATCGGCACGATCGCAACGCCTTTCAGCCGCGCCGCGTATGGCGCGCAGTAGTCCGCCAGCCATCGATGGTACGCACGGATCATCGCGATTTCGAAATCGACGGACTTGAGCGCGCAGAAGCTCGAGACCACGGTGGCAAAAATCACCGCAACGTCGATTCCCTCGCGGTCCATGTCTTTGATGCGCACGTGCGGATCAAAGCCTCCGCGCGGATCTGGCGTTTCGCCCTTGGGCTTGCGTCCGGTGCGCATCAGCGGCGTCTCAATGTCGGCAACCCCAAGCGGCCGCCCCGTGTTGAGCTGATGAAAGAAGCCGAAGAACCATTTGGAGCGGCGGTTCTCAGCGACGAGTTTCAGCTCATCGAGGTCGGCGCGGAATTTCGGATCGAGATACTGATCATAGAGTTCGTTCGGTTCCATCACGTGACCGTCAGCATCGATTACCTTGATGCCGTTGTACATGTCGCGACCTCCGTGGCACGGCTTTAACCCTGCCTTCGCAATTCAACTTATCGCGCGGGGCCCCGCGAAAACTCAAGAACTGCGCCCGCCGAATGCCCCGTCTTTCGCCACCAGGCTTCATCGGCTACACATTGCACGCCATGGAATCCCGGGAAGTCGAGCCCCCCGCACCGCTTGAGAGCAGACTTTCGCGCGGCGCTGTGGCGCACACGCTCACGGCGACCTTCCTGGGATGGACGCTCGATGCCTTTGATTTCTTCGTGTTGGTGTTCGCGCTGCCCGCGATTGCGGCGGAATTCCATAAATCAATTGCCGATATCGCGTTCACAATAACCGCCACACTTGCAATGCGCCCGCTGGGGGCGGTGCTGTTCGGCTGGCTGGCCGACAGATATGGCCGACGCAGGCCACTCATGGCCAATATCATCTTCTATTCCGTCATCGAGGTACTGAGTGGTCTTGCGCCAAGCTATCGCACCTTTCTTATCTTGCGGGCGCTCTACGGGATTGGAATGGGCGGTGAATGGGGAGTAGGGGCGGCGCTCGCGATGGAAGCGGTCGGCCCCGGTTCGCGCGGCTTCTTTTCGGGGCTGCTGCAGGAAGGCTACGCGGTAGGGTATCTACTCGCGGCGGCTGCATTCTTCTTTGTCTTTCCACGCTTTGGCTGGCGCCCGCTGTTCTTTATCGGCGGTCTGCCCGCGCTTCTGACGATTTATATACGCAGCAAGGTTCCGGAATCGCAGGCGTGGGAACGCACGCGTCCAACCACCCGCGACGTCGTGCGAGCAATAAGATCGAACCTCGCACCGCTTGGATACCTGGTGGTGTTGATGACGGTGATGAATTTCGTCTCGCATGGAACGCAGGACCTTTATCCGACCTTTCTGCAGAAGCAGCGCGGACTCGACACACGCACCGTCGCGATGATCGCGGTCATCTTTAACGTCGGTGCGTTATTGGGCGGCCTGGCATTTGGATATTTTTCGGATCGCTGGGGCCGGCGTTCGGCCATGGCGAGTGCGCTCGCACTGGCGGCGGCGCTGATCCCGTTCTGGATCTATTCGCGCTCGCTCGGGCTACTGACCGCCGGTGCTTTTCTGATGCAGTTTATGGTGCAAGGTGCGTGGGGCATCGTCCCCGCTCATCTGGCCGAACTATCCCCACCGCAGGTGCGGGGGCTTTTTTCCGGCCTGGCTTACCAATCAGGAGTCTTCTTTGCCTCGTTCGCGGCATTTGGACAGGCGGTGTTGGCCGAAAGTTTCGGATATGCCTCGGCGATGGCGGGAACTGCGGCGGTGGTGACGGTGACGGCCATGGTCGTGGTCCTGCTGGGCAGCGAACGGACGGCTGCAGAGCTGTCGGCTACCGAGCATCTGCATTAAAAATGGGGCACGGGCATTAATTCGACGCGATCCTCTCGGGTTGTTCGCGCCGCGATTGTTCTCGCCACGACCCTTGCCTCCAAGCGGCGGCCTGGCGCGATAGTTACTGACCGACCGTCCAGGAACAGGACTTTCGTTCGTCGCCGGATTGCGCTAAACGACCGGTATTAAGGTGAGCGCCATCCCGTTGGAGGTGTACCCATGAAATTCGGCATTTTCTACGAAATTTCGGTTCCGCGTCCGTGGGGAAATGACACGGAAAAAGTTGTTTACGACCGCTGCCTGGAGCAGGTGAAGCTCGCAGATGAACTCGGATTCGATTCGGTCTGGGCCGTGGAGCATCATTTTCTGGAAGAGTATTCCCATTGCCCGGCCCCGGAGCTGTTCCTGACCGCGTGTGCGATGGTTACCAAGAAGATGCGGGTTGGACATGGCATCGTCGTGTGCGTGCCCGAATTCAATCATCCGATCAAAATCGCGGAGCGCACGGCCGTGCTCGATATTCTTTCCGGGGGACGTCTCGATGTCGGCACCGGGCGGTCTGCGACCTGGACCGAACTGGGCGGCTTCCGCGCGAATCCGGATGAGACCAAAAAGACCTGGGATGAATTTGTTCATTGCCTTCCCAAAATGTGGACCCAGGAACGATACTCCTACCAAGGACGCTCGTGGTCGATGCCGCAACGCACTATCGTTCCGAAGCCTTTTCAAAAGCCACATCCTCCAATGTGGGTCGCCGTCACCAGCCCTGGCACCGAAATCGACGCAGCCGAGCGGGGTATGGGCAGCTTGGGACTGACCTTTGGCGGCTTCGCCGAGCAGGAAGAAAAGGTTAAGCGTTATCGCAAGATAATCAGGACCTGTGAACCGGTTGGGGAGTTCATTAACGAAGCGGTTTCCACGGTCAACTTCTTATACTGCCATGAGGATGATGCCGTTGCGGTCAAGACCGGGCTACGACTTACCGGCACTTTCAACTATCTTGCCGCCCAGCTCCTCGCCGCGCGCGAAGCATACCCCACCAAGTCGTATCCCTCATTGGGATTGCTGCCCTCGCTGCGCCACGATGTCGCCGGACCCGGCGATGCTTCGGGAGCGCCCGAGGGAATCGCGATCGGCAATCCGGAACGGTTGGTGCGCGAGCTGAAGAAGTGGGAGTCGGTCGGAGTCGATCGCGTCAATTTCTTGCTGAACGCGCTCGAGACTGTCCCGCAGGATCAAGTGCTCAATTCGCTGCGGCTCTTTGCGAAAGAAGTGATGCCGCATTTCGAAAAGAAGCCGAGCCAGGCCGAAGCCGCTGCCGCTGCTGCAGGAGCCCGTTGATGCCACCGCGTTTCGGAACCTTGGACGTCAACGAGTACGCCAAAGCGGCCTCCACCATCAACGGTTATAAAACCGAGGAGTGGAAGCTCAAGGGCGCGGAGATCCTCGAACTGCACATTGAGATCGACGATGACCCGGCGGACGCACTGATTCCGCGGACCATGCATCCCGCTATCCCAGCGTACGCGATAATCAATGTCACTCATGCACCCGAGAGCCCCGTCGGAGCGTTCACGATGGGGGAAGTTCGCATTGCAGGACGCACCGGTGTGCGTCCGCGTGGTTTCGTGCTGCGGAGCTTCTGCGACAGCGAGGCGGCGCGGAAGGAACTGAGCTCGAGATGGGGTTTCCCGGTCGCCGCGGGCGACGTGAGCCTCGTGCTACGTCACGACCGCGTGGCGGGCAAGGTGGTGCTCAACGGCAAAACCGTGCTTCAGGCAGAGCTGATGGACCGAGACATGATCTCGGGGAACGACATCCAGTACATTGCGTCAATGCATCTGGCGCGTAATCGCGACGATCAGAAGATGGTCTTGGTGCAGGTCGATCCCGAATACACCTTTTCAAAAGCGGAACGGGGCAAGCCGAACCTCGTCGCACTTGATGTCGATGCCTTTGGCGCCAGCGGCCACCTGCGGTTGATGAACCCGATCATGGCGTGCTTCGCGGTTGCCGAGATTACGCTGCCCAAGATCCGGTACATCTGCAATCCGGACCTTCCGGCGATGCAGGGCACTACCAAGCTCGCCGCCTAGGACAGAGCGGAAGTCCTAGACTGCGCAGACCTCAGCCGGATTCTGAATTCGGCGAGCGTTTGCGCACTCTGGGGATTCTTCTCGTGCCAGCTCCGAGGCGATCGATCATCTGGCTCTCCTTAGCGCTCGCTAGATGCGCATTGGGCGAAGCGACTCCGTACGTGATGCTGCGTTGGTTTCCCCGAATCCGGATATCAGTCACAGAGCCGACCCTGGTGACTTGAGGTGAACAAGATTTCGCGCTGGGAAAGAATTCACCTACAACGTGCAGGCAGCGGTTCACCCGATCATTTCGAGCTGCGATACGCCCCGAGTCGGACCACTTGTACGGTAAGAGCAGCCGCAGCAAATGAATGCCTACGTCCGCGATTTTTTGCGACCTTTGGTAGCGAAAAACGTCTGAAGCCTAACGTTATGCTCTGAGAGATTTGCTTGTAACGTTAGCGTTTGGAAATTTTACTTTACTCGCCGTTGGCTCGCAGCTACTCTCGCTTTGGGACAAACGCTCGGACCGCAGCCTTTCTCGTAGATCCCGCCTCGCTCGTCGCAGGGTCTTCTGTTTAGGAGCAGCCCGACCAAGCCCGTAAGGAGGGCTCTCTATGCCCACAAAGTTGTACGTAGGCAACCTTGCCTACTCCGTTAACAATGACGATCTCGCCCAGCATTTTGCGCAGGCGGGAAAAGTCGAGACTGCGACCGTCGTGACGGATAAGTTCTCTGGTCAGTCCCGCGGGTTCGGATTTGTGGAAATGTCCGACCCTGCCGAAGCGACTCGAGCCGTCGAAA includes:
- a CDS encoding MFS transporter encodes the protein MPRLSPPGFIGYTLHAMESREVEPPAPLESRLSRGAVAHTLTATFLGWTLDAFDFFVLVFALPAIAAEFHKSIADIAFTITATLAMRPLGAVLFGWLADRYGRRRPLMANIIFYSVIEVLSGLAPSYRTFLILRALYGIGMGGEWGVGAALAMEAVGPGSRGFFSGLLQEGYAVGYLLAAAAFFFVFPRFGWRPLFFIGGLPALLTIYIRSKVPESQAWERTRPTTRDVVRAIRSNLAPLGYLVVLMTVMNFVSHGTQDLYPTFLQKQRGLDTRTVAMIAVIFNVGALLGGLAFGYFSDRWGRRSAMASALALAAALIPFWIYSRSLGLLTAGAFLMQFMVQGAWGIVPAHLAELSPPQVRGLFSGLAYQSGVFFASFAAFGQAVLAESFGYASAMAGTAAVVTVTAMVVVLLGSERTAAELSATEHLH
- a CDS encoding LLM class flavin-dependent oxidoreductase is translated as MKFGIFYEISVPRPWGNDTEKVVYDRCLEQVKLADELGFDSVWAVEHHFLEEYSHCPAPELFLTACAMVTKKMRVGHGIVVCVPEFNHPIKIAERTAVLDILSGGRLDVGTGRSATWTELGGFRANPDETKKTWDEFVHCLPKMWTQERYSYQGRSWSMPQRTIVPKPFQKPHPPMWVAVTSPGTEIDAAERGMGSLGLTFGGFAEQEEKVKRYRKIIRTCEPVGEFINEAVSTVNFLYCHEDDAVAVKTGLRLTGTFNYLAAQLLAAREAYPTKSYPSLGLLPSLRHDVAGPGDASGAPEGIAIGNPERLVRELKKWESVGVDRVNFLLNALETVPQDQVLNSLRLFAKEVMPHFEKKPSQAEAAAAAAGAR
- a CDS encoding RNA-binding protein → MPTKLYVGNLAYSVNNDDLAQHFAQAGKVETATVVTDKFSGQSRGFGFVEMSDPAEATRAVETLNDTDLKGRRIRVDEARASSGPRSGGGGGGGGGFGGGGRGGDRRRGGGGGGGGGRRDRW